The proteins below come from a single Stutzerimonas stutzeri RCH2 genomic window:
- the tcdA gene encoding tRNA cyclic N6-threonylcarbamoyladenosine(37) synthase TcdA codes for MSIDDQRFGGIARLYGRVGLERLTAAHVAVVGIGGVGSWAAEALARSGVGEISLFDLDDVCITNTNRQIHALDGAVGKAKVDEMAARIRAINPACQVHAVADFVTRETMAEYITEDMDCVIDCIDSVSAKAALIAWCKRRKIQIITTGGAGGQVDPTQIQVTDLNKTFNDPLAAKVRSLLRREYNFSRTPGRTYSVPCVFSTEQLRYPKPDGGVCQSKSFVGEGVKLDCAGGFGAVTMVTASFGMVAAARAVDKLVAGARRPSERNVRS; via the coding sequence ATGTCTATCGATGATCAGCGTTTCGGCGGTATTGCCCGCCTGTATGGCCGCGTCGGCCTCGAGCGGCTGACGGCTGCGCATGTGGCGGTGGTCGGCATCGGTGGCGTCGGCTCGTGGGCGGCCGAGGCGCTGGCGCGCAGCGGGGTAGGCGAGATCAGCCTGTTCGACCTGGACGATGTGTGCATCACCAATACCAACCGGCAGATTCACGCCCTCGATGGCGCAGTGGGCAAAGCCAAGGTCGACGAGATGGCCGCACGTATTCGCGCCATCAACCCGGCCTGCCAGGTTCATGCAGTGGCGGATTTCGTCACCCGCGAAACCATGGCCGAGTACATCACCGAAGACATGGACTGCGTCATCGACTGCATCGACAGCGTGTCGGCCAAGGCGGCGCTGATCGCCTGGTGCAAGCGCCGCAAGATCCAGATCATCACCACCGGCGGAGCCGGCGGGCAGGTCGATCCGACACAGATCCAGGTCACTGATCTGAACAAGACCTTCAACGATCCGCTGGCGGCAAAGGTGCGCTCGCTGCTGCGTCGCGAATACAACTTCTCGCGCACGCCGGGGCGCACCTACAGCGTGCCCTGTGTGTTCTCCACGGAGCAGTTGCGCTACCCGAAGCCGGACGGCGGCGTGTGCCAGAGCAAGAGCTTCGTTGGCGAGGGGGTCAAGCTCGACTGCGCCGGAGGCTTCGGCGCGGTGACCATGGTGACCGCCAGTTTCGGCATGGTTGCAGCCGCCAGGGCCGTCGACAAGCTGGTCGCCGGAGCCCGACGCCCCAGCGAGCGCAACGTTCGCAGCTGA
- a CDS encoding OprO/OprP family phosphate-selective porin yields the protein MIRKHFAGFAASALALAVSAQAFAGTVTTDGADLVIKTKGGLEVGTTDKEFSFKINGRLQADADSFDGFYTQNGERADETYFRRARLEISGVAFTDWGYTFHRNFGNDSSDWQELAIHYNGWEPVQVSIGRIIPTFGLEEAVSSKWITAIERSAIYDLAPWLNDHEDGEGIRVRTTVGMFHGEAGAYRQDGGDGVDMLEDEDGANNTSFVLRGVVAPIVEKDQVLHLGASFGQRDLEEGYLERIRPRLSVRGTTEDSANGNRATFGGTRTDGTDQAWGLEAAYMIGPFSVQGEYLTRTVDAMEGFEDLEATGYNVQLAYTLTGESRSYKLDGGKFDKIKPENKQIGAWEVFYRFDDITVDETGVAPSGYVGALDSAEAGAKTHTIGLNWYANESVKLSANYLKTSVDDVVNANGDDDGDAISLRAQYVF from the coding sequence ATGATCCGTAAGCACTTCGCCGGTTTCGCTGCCAGCGCTCTGGCTCTGGCCGTTTCCGCCCAGGCTTTCGCCGGTACCGTCACCACCGACGGCGCCGATCTCGTTATCAAGACCAAGGGCGGCCTGGAGGTCGGAACCACCGACAAGGAGTTCTCGTTCAAGATCAATGGCCGCCTGCAGGCTGATGCCGACAGCTTCGATGGTTTCTACACCCAGAACGGCGAGCGCGCAGACGAGACCTATTTCCGTCGTGCGCGTCTGGAGATTTCCGGTGTTGCCTTCACCGATTGGGGCTACACCTTCCACCGCAACTTTGGCAACGATTCCAGCGATTGGCAAGAGCTGGCCATCCACTACAACGGCTGGGAGCCGGTCCAGGTTTCGATTGGCCGTATCATTCCGACATTCGGCCTGGAGGAGGCGGTCAGCTCGAAGTGGATCACCGCCATCGAGCGCTCTGCGATCTATGACCTGGCGCCCTGGCTGAACGACCACGAAGACGGCGAAGGCATCCGCGTGCGTACCACTGTCGGCATGTTCCACGGCGAGGCCGGTGCCTATCGTCAGGATGGTGGCGACGGCGTCGACATGCTCGAGGACGAAGATGGCGCCAACAACACCAGCTTCGTGCTGCGTGGCGTGGTAGCTCCGATCGTCGAGAAGGACCAGGTGCTGCACTTGGGCGCGAGCTTCGGTCAGCGTGACCTGGAAGAAGGTTACCTGGAACGCATTCGTCCGCGCCTGTCCGTGCGTGGCACCACCGAAGACAGTGCCAACGGCAACCGCGCCACCTTCGGCGGCACTCGCACCGACGGCACCGATCAGGCCTGGGGCCTGGAGGCGGCCTACATGATCGGCCCGTTCTCGGTGCAGGGCGAATACCTGACCCGTACCGTCGACGCCATGGAAGGTTTCGAAGACCTCGAAGCCACCGGCTACAACGTCCAGCTGGCGTACACCCTCACCGGTGAGTCGCGCTCCTACAAGCTCGATGGCGGCAAGTTCGACAAGATCAAGCCGGAGAACAAGCAGATCGGTGCCTGGGAAGTGTTCTACCGCTTCGACGACATCACCGTCGATGAAACCGGTGTTGCACCGAGCGGTTATGTCGGTGCCCTGGATAGCGCAGAAGCAGGTGCGAAGACTCACACCATCGGTCTCAACTGGTACGCCAACGAGTCGGTCAAGCTCTCGGCCAACTACCTGAAGACCAGTGTGGATGACGTGGTCAACGCCAACGGCGACGACGATGGCGATGCCATCAGCCTGCGTGCCCAGTACGTGTTCTAA
- a CDS encoding GNAT family N-acetyltransferase gives MPIQTLHRLAELDPAEWDALLADTQPFLRHAFLSSLEDSGSVGGRSGWQPAHVLLRNELGELQAALPLYRKSHSYGEYVFDWAWADACQRAGIGYYPKLLCAVPFTPVTGGRLLGDVESAGALLDVLTDGLERHELSGLHVNFTEPEADQLLAGRDGWLERIGCQFHWHNRGYRDFQDFLDALTSRKRKQLRKEREQVAGQGITFDWREGHQLCEAEWDFVYACYANTYQVRGQTPYLTRQFFSLLAERMPQAIRVVLALQGSRPVAMAFSLRNEQGLYGRYWGCLAEFDRLHFETCFYQGIDQAIAGGLERFDAGAQGEHKLIRGFEPVITRSWHYLQHPGLRAAVADFLQQERAGVLAYAEAARQALPYRQAGS, from the coding sequence ATGCCTATCCAGACCCTGCACCGCCTCGCCGAACTCGATCCCGCCGAATGGGATGCCTTGCTGGCCGATACCCAGCCCTTCCTGCGCCATGCCTTCCTCTCATCGCTGGAAGACAGCGGCAGTGTGGGCGGGCGCAGTGGCTGGCAGCCCGCCCATGTCCTGTTGCGTAACGAGCTGGGTGAGTTGCAGGCGGCGTTGCCGTTGTATCGCAAGAGCCATTCCTACGGTGAGTACGTGTTCGACTGGGCCTGGGCGGATGCCTGCCAGCGCGCCGGTATCGGCTACTACCCCAAGCTGCTCTGCGCAGTGCCGTTTACTCCGGTCACTGGCGGCCGATTGCTGGGTGATGTGGAAAGCGCAGGGGCACTGCTCGATGTGCTGACCGATGGGCTGGAGCGGCACGAGCTCTCCGGGCTGCACGTGAATTTCACCGAGCCCGAGGCTGACCAGCTGCTGGCGGGCCGGGACGGCTGGTTGGAGCGCATCGGCTGTCAGTTTCATTGGCATAACCGCGGCTATCGCGACTTTCAGGATTTTCTTGACGCACTGACCTCGCGCAAGCGCAAGCAGCTACGCAAGGAACGCGAACAGGTCGCAGGGCAGGGCATCACGTTCGATTGGCGCGAAGGCCATCAGCTCTGCGAAGCGGAATGGGATTTCGTCTATGCCTGCTACGCCAACACTTATCAGGTCCGCGGGCAGACTCCGTACCTGACCCGCCAGTTTTTCAGCCTGCTGGCCGAACGCATGCCGCAGGCGATTCGTGTGGTGCTGGCCCTGCAGGGTTCGCGGCCGGTGGCGATGGCCTTCAGCCTGCGCAACGAACAAGGCCTGTATGGCCGCTACTGGGGTTGTCTGGCGGAGTTCGACCGGCTGCACTTCGAGACGTGCTTCTACCAGGGTATCGATCAGGCCATCGCGGGCGGCCTGGAGCGGTTCGATGCCGGGGCGCAGGGTGAGCACAAGCTCATTCGTGGCTTCGAGCCGGTGATCACGCGCTCCTGGCATTATCTACAGCACCCCGGCTTGCGCGCGGCAGTGGCGGATTTCCTGCAGCAGGAGCGTGCGGGCGTGCTGGCGTACGCCGAGGCGGCGCGCCAGGCGCTGCCGTACCGGCAGGCCGGCAGCTAG
- a CDS encoding DUF6306 domain-containing protein: MTTPQSPLNTPEGQAQLLQDLLSAERAGAKVAGESLQQPCTPEQRQLLEQVRQGEIESCKLLLNCLQHLGLEPNKDTGAFYGKAMAIESLDERLPFIDRGQQWVIRKLREYLPGCQDPLLRSELQRMLLIHEENSAASHA, encoded by the coding sequence ATGACCACCCCGCAAAGCCCGCTGAACACACCGGAAGGCCAAGCCCAGCTGCTGCAGGATCTACTCAGCGCTGAACGCGCGGGCGCCAAGGTTGCCGGTGAGTCGCTACAACAGCCGTGCACACCGGAACAACGGCAGCTGCTCGAGCAGGTCCGCCAAGGGGAGATCGAGAGCTGCAAGCTGCTGCTCAACTGCCTGCAGCACCTGGGCCTGGAACCCAACAAGGACACCGGCGCCTTCTACGGCAAGGCGATGGCTATCGAATCGCTGGACGAGCGTCTGCCCTTCATCGACAGGGGTCAGCAGTGGGTGATCCGCAAACTGCGCGAGTACCTGCCGGGATGCCAGGACCCGCTGCTGCGTAGCGAACTGCAACGCATGCTGCTGATCCACGAGGAGAACAGCGCCGCCTCCCACGCCTGA
- a CDS encoding peptidylprolyl isomerase A has product MLKRIALAACSLLLAGNLLAAENPRVLLNTSLGEIELELEAEKAPISVENFLGYVDSGFYDGTVFHRVIPGFMVQGGGFGEGLNQKPTKAPIKNEADNGLHNVRGTVAMARTQNVNSATSQFFINHRDNDFLDHGSRDFGYAVFAKVVRGMDVVDQIAQVPTGNRATMQNVPLTPVKIITAKKL; this is encoded by the coding sequence ATGTTGAAACGCATCGCCCTCGCCGCCTGCTCCCTACTGCTGGCCGGCAACCTGCTTGCCGCTGAAAATCCCCGCGTGCTGTTGAACACCAGCCTGGGTGAGATCGAACTGGAGCTCGAAGCGGAAAAGGCACCGATTAGCGTCGAGAACTTTCTCGGTTACGTAGACAGCGGTTTCTATGACGGCACCGTCTTCCACCGTGTTATTCCGGGCTTCATGGTCCAGGGCGGCGGCTTCGGCGAAGGCTTGAACCAGAAACCGACCAAGGCCCCGATCAAGAACGAGGCCGACAATGGCCTGCACAACGTGCGTGGTACCGTGGCGATGGCCCGGACCCAGAACGTGAATTCGGCGACCAGCCAGTTCTTCATCAACCATCGTGACAACGATTTCCTCGACCACGGCAGCCGTGACTTCGGCTACGCGGTGTTCGCCAAGGTCGTACGCGGCATGGACGTGGTCGACCAGATCGCCCAGGTACCCACGGGCAACCGCGCCACGATGCAAAACGTACCGCTGACCCCGGTGAAAATCATCACCGCGAAGAAGCTTTGA
- a CDS encoding LysR family transcriptional regulator: protein MKVPRVTLDQWRTLQAVIDHGGFAQAAEALHRSQSSVSYTVARMQEQLGVPLLRIDGRKAVLTEAGEVLLRRSRQLVTQASQLEELAHHMEQGWEAEVRLVVDAAYPSAKLIQALSEFMPKSRGCRVRLREEVLSGVEEVLKDGTADLAISGLDITGYLGSELSTVEFVAVAHANHPLHQLGRKLSVQDLQSQMQIVVRDTGLRQPRDAGWLGAEQRWTVGSLATSVAFVSSGLGFAWLPKHLIERELAEGILKPLPLVQGSIRRPLFYLYTNHDRPLGPATRILIELIKTYDAGQATTLAG from the coding sequence ATGAAAGTGCCCCGTGTGACGCTCGATCAGTGGCGCACCCTGCAGGCGGTCATCGATCACGGCGGCTTCGCCCAGGCGGCCGAAGCGCTGCATCGGTCGCAGTCCTCGGTCAGCTATACCGTGGCGCGCATGCAGGAGCAGCTCGGCGTACCACTGCTGCGTATCGATGGCCGCAAGGCGGTACTGACCGAAGCGGGCGAAGTGCTTCTGCGACGCTCCAGGCAGCTGGTCACCCAAGCCAGCCAGCTGGAAGAACTCGCGCATCACATGGAGCAAGGCTGGGAAGCCGAGGTGCGGCTGGTGGTCGACGCAGCCTACCCCAGCGCCAAGCTGATCCAGGCACTCAGCGAATTCATGCCGAAGAGCCGCGGTTGCCGTGTCCGCCTGCGCGAGGAAGTGCTCTCAGGCGTCGAGGAAGTGTTGAAGGACGGCACCGCGGACCTGGCGATCAGCGGCCTGGACATCACCGGTTACCTGGGCAGCGAGCTCAGCACCGTGGAGTTCGTCGCCGTGGCGCACGCCAACCATCCCCTCCATCAGCTGGGGCGCAAGCTCAGCGTGCAGGATCTGCAGAGCCAGATGCAGATCGTGGTGCGCGATACCGGTCTGCGCCAACCCCGTGATGCCGGTTGGCTCGGTGCTGAGCAGCGCTGGACGGTAGGCAGCCTGGCGACGTCGGTGGCCTTCGTCAGCAGCGGGCTGGGCTTCGCCTGGCTGCCGAAACACCTGATCGAGCGAGAGCTGGCCGAAGGCATTCTCAAGCCGTTGCCGCTCGTCCAAGGCAGCATTCGCCGGCCACTGTTCTATCTCTACACTAACCATGATCGACCACTTGGTCCGGCTACCCGGATTCTCATCGAGCTGATCAAGACGTACGATGCCGGGCAGGCCACTACACTGGCCGGCTGA
- a CDS encoding anti-virulence regulator CigR family protein, with product MISTKRGALLASVLSLALYATAGTAQPGNDHPGNKGRGDRPNDYPPGSQQDYRYRAPNVDLGAVRVTLRDHRDLLAPASSLPPGIQKNLARGKPLPPGIAKKMDSRLLGRLPHYEGYEWKQLGRDVILVAIATGIVHEILENILD from the coding sequence ATGATCTCAACGAAGCGGGGTGCGCTGCTGGCCAGCGTACTTTCATTAGCGCTTTACGCTACGGCTGGCACCGCCCAGCCAGGCAATGACCACCCCGGCAACAAGGGCAGGGGGGATCGCCCCAACGATTACCCGCCCGGATCACAGCAGGATTATCGCTATCGCGCACCCAACGTCGATCTTGGCGCCGTACGGGTAACGCTGCGCGATCATCGCGACCTGCTGGCGCCCGCCTCGTCCCTGCCACCCGGGATCCAGAAAAACCTCGCACGTGGCAAACCACTACCGCCGGGTATCGCCAAGAAAATGGACAGTCGCCTGCTGGGACGCCTGCCGCACTATGAAGGCTACGAGTGGAAACAGCTGGGCCGCGATGTGATTCTGGTGGCTATCGCGACCGGCATCGTTCACGAAATCCTGGAAAACATACTGGATTGA
- a CDS encoding DEAD/DEAH box helicase: MFDQFALHERLLKAVAELKFVEPTPVQVAAIPPALEGRDLRVTAQTGSGKTAAFVLPMLNRLIGDAVVRTDVRALILLPTRELAQQTLKEVERFSQFTFIKSAMITGGEDFKVQAAVLRKVPDILIGTPGRMIEHLNAGTLILKDVEMLILDEADRMLDMGFAEDVQRLVGECAKRQQTLLFSATSGGSALREMTASVLRDPLHLQLNRISELSEGTRQQIITAEDTAHKEKLVHWLLANETYKKAVIFTNTRVQADRLYGRLVAEGVKAFVLHGDKDQKDRKLAIDRVKEGGVKVLVATDVAARGLDIEGLDLVINFDMPRSGDEYVHRIGRTGRAGAEGLAISLICHNDWNLMSSIERYLKQRFEHRVVKGLKGSYMGPKNLKASGKAAGPKKKKDDKKKDDKKKAKPTAKRPKNAKREAPSPVVSQDGMAPLKRKKPTAE, encoded by the coding sequence TTGTTTGACCAATTCGCCCTGCACGAACGCCTGCTCAAGGCCGTCGCCGAACTCAAATTCGTCGAGCCGACCCCGGTGCAGGTAGCGGCGATTCCGCCGGCGCTGGAAGGGCGTGACCTACGCGTGACGGCACAGACCGGCAGCGGCAAGACCGCCGCGTTCGTCCTGCCGATGCTCAACCGCCTGATTGGCGATGCGGTGGTGCGTACCGACGTTCGCGCGCTGATTCTGCTGCCGACCCGGGAGCTGGCGCAGCAGACGCTCAAGGAGGTCGAGCGCTTTTCGCAGTTCACCTTCATCAAGTCGGCGATGATCACCGGCGGCGAGGATTTCAAGGTTCAGGCAGCGGTGCTGCGCAAGGTGCCGGACATCCTCATCGGCACGCCGGGACGGATGATCGAGCACCTGAATGCCGGCACGCTGATCCTCAAGGACGTCGAGATGCTGATCCTCGACGAAGCCGATCGCATGCTCGACATGGGATTCGCCGAGGACGTGCAACGTCTGGTGGGCGAGTGCGCCAAGCGCCAACAGACCCTGCTGTTCTCTGCAACCAGCGGCGGCTCGGCACTGCGCGAGATGACCGCCAGCGTGCTGCGCGATCCGCTGCACCTGCAGCTCAACCGCATCAGCGAGCTGAGCGAGGGCACCCGCCAGCAGATCATCACCGCCGAGGACACCGCGCACAAAGAGAAGCTGGTGCACTGGCTGCTGGCCAACGAAACCTACAAGAAGGCGGTCATCTTCACCAATACCCGCGTGCAGGCTGACCGCCTCTATGGGCGCCTGGTGGCAGAAGGCGTGAAGGCGTTCGTGCTGCACGGTGACAAGGACCAGAAGGACCGCAAGCTGGCTATCGACCGGGTCAAGGAAGGCGGCGTCAAGGTGCTGGTTGCGACCGATGTCGCGGCCCGCGGCCTGGACATCGAAGGCCTGGATCTGGTGATCAACTTCGATATGCCGCGCTCCGGCGACGAATACGTGCACCGCATCGGTCGTACCGGGCGCGCTGGCGCCGAGGGGCTGGCGATCTCGCTGATCTGCCACAACGACTGGAACCTGATGTCGAGCATCGAGCGCTACCTCAAGCAGCGCTTCGAGCATCGAGTGGTCAAGGGCCTGAAGGGCAGCTACATGGGGCCGAAGAACCTCAAGGCCTCCGGTAAGGCGGCCGGCCCGAAGAAGAAAAAGGACGACAAGAAGAAAGATGACAAGAAGAAGGCCAAGCCCACCGCCAAGCGTCCAAAGAACGCCAAGCGAGAAGCCCCATCACCGGTGGTGAGTCAGGACGGCATGGCGCCGCTCAAGCGCAAGAAGCCGACGGCCGAATGA
- a CDS encoding LysR substrate-binding domain-containing protein, protein MANYPNIDTELLRSFVAIADHGGFTRAAAAVNRTQSAVSMQMKRLEEDVLQRPLFERNGRQVRLTAEGQILLGYARRILKLHGEVMTTLRQPHMVGAVRIGTPDDYVMRFLPGILARFAQAFPLVQVEVHCEPSSQLLQRRDLDLSIVTREPGTEIGQLLRQEHVVWAAAPGFDLHERRPLPLATFNTDCFCRAWVCNALDAREMEYRIAYSSPSLSAIMAVVGAGLALTAQLQSLIPAELQILGEAEGLPRLPQSSIVLLRNPQQQSPVSETLAGYIVDGFRL, encoded by the coding sequence ATGGCCAACTACCCGAATATCGATACCGAGCTGCTGCGCAGCTTTGTCGCTATCGCCGACCATGGCGGTTTCACACGGGCCGCTGCTGCGGTAAACCGCACCCAGTCGGCCGTGAGCATGCAGATGAAGCGCCTGGAAGAGGACGTGTTGCAGCGCCCTTTGTTCGAGCGTAACGGGCGCCAGGTCAGGCTTACGGCCGAAGGTCAGATACTGCTGGGCTACGCACGGCGGATTCTCAAGTTGCATGGTGAAGTCATGACCACGTTGCGCCAGCCGCACATGGTTGGCGCAGTGCGCATCGGCACGCCCGATGACTACGTCATGCGTTTTCTGCCGGGCATTCTCGCGCGGTTTGCCCAGGCATTTCCGCTGGTACAGGTGGAGGTGCATTGCGAACCGTCGAGCCAGCTATTGCAGCGGCGCGATCTCGATCTGAGTATCGTGACTCGCGAGCCAGGCACCGAGATCGGCCAGCTACTGCGGCAAGAACACGTGGTCTGGGCTGCTGCGCCGGGGTTCGATCTGCATGAGCGCCGCCCGTTGCCACTGGCCACCTTCAATACCGATTGCTTCTGCCGGGCCTGGGTATGCAATGCCCTGGACGCGCGGGAGATGGAGTACCGGATCGCCTATAGCAGTCCCAGTCTATCGGCGATCATGGCCGTGGTGGGTGCCGGACTGGCGCTGACCGCGCAGCTGCAAAGCCTGATTCCCGCGGAGCTGCAAATACTCGGCGAAGCGGAAGGGCTGCCCCGGCTGCCGCAGTCCAGCATCGTGCTGCTGCGCAATCCGCAGCAGCAGTCGCCGGTCAGCGAAACGCTTGCAGGTTATATCGTCGACGGTTTTCGTCTGTAA
- a CDS encoding DUF1127 domain-containing protein yields MNTQKLTSDSFHPAKAANRPAASLLAQAMQTLRRWNQLARQRRQLASLSDEMLKDIGRSRADIEQEAGRPFWDDPDRR; encoded by the coding sequence ATGAATACGCAGAAACTGACCTCAGATAGTTTCCATCCAGCCAAGGCGGCAAACCGGCCTGCAGCGTCTCTGCTAGCGCAGGCCATGCAGACGCTGCGGCGCTGGAATCAGTTGGCGCGCCAGCGGCGACAACTTGCCAGCCTCAGCGACGAAATGCTCAAGGACATCGGTCGCAGCCGCGCCGATATCGAGCAGGAGGCCGGCAGGCCGTTCTGGGATGATCCGGACCGGCGCTGA
- a CDS encoding sulfite exporter TauE/SafE family protein produces MDVLLLEALGIGLILGLLLGLTGAGGSLVALPLLLSLHLPLRDAIGVSLGAVAMSALIGAIPRARLGQVAWRPVMLLAICGLPGNAAGQWLGQFIPERALIIGFCLLVLWSAWRMWRGASLPAKENVEDHQLALLGIGVGVGLLSGLMGVGGGFLIVPALLWFTSLSLLSAMATSMAVIAVVSGGGFLLYLSDAEPPLPLLGGLALGGAIGVLAGNRLAQYLNSSLLQRLFALMLVIVSLSLGVQKLLLGH; encoded by the coding sequence ATGGACGTATTGCTGCTGGAAGCACTGGGTATCGGCCTGATCCTCGGGTTGCTGCTCGGGCTGACCGGTGCCGGCGGCTCGCTGGTCGCGCTACCGCTGCTGCTCAGCCTGCACTTGCCTTTGCGCGATGCGATCGGCGTCAGCCTCGGCGCGGTCGCCATGTCCGCGCTGATCGGCGCGATTCCCCGCGCACGTCTCGGCCAGGTCGCCTGGCGCCCGGTGATGTTGCTGGCCATCTGTGGCCTGCCGGGCAATGCCGCCGGCCAATGGCTGGGGCAGTTCATTCCCGAACGCGCGCTGATCATCGGCTTCTGCCTGCTGGTGCTGTGGTCGGCCTGGCGCATGTGGCGTGGCGCCAGCCTGCCGGCGAAGGAGAACGTCGAGGATCATCAGCTGGCGCTGCTGGGTATTGGCGTCGGCGTTGGCCTGCTGTCCGGGCTGATGGGGGTTGGCGGTGGTTTCCTCATCGTGCCGGCGCTGCTCTGGTTCACGTCCTTGTCACTGCTGAGCGCCATGGCCACGTCGATGGCGGTGATCGCCGTGGTCAGCGGCGGCGGTTTCCTGCTCTACCTCAGCGACGCCGAGCCACCGCTGCCGCTGCTTGGCGGACTGGCGCTTGGCGGCGCCATCGGCGTGCTGGCCGGCAATCGCCTGGCGCAGTATCTCAACAGCAGTCTGCTGCAACGGCTGTTCGCCTTGATGCTGGTCATCGTCAGTCTGTCATTGGGCGTGCAGAAGCTGCTGTTGGGTCACTGA
- a CDS encoding Tll0287-like domain-containing protein, with translation MKSLSLFALGLFTLGVHAAPAVDSEQLRNEAASLIPPFQQQLLGTVKQAMTDGGPVQGVEACQSLAPSIAEQHSQAPWKVGRTALKLRNPDNAPDAWERSVLEQFAQRAAAGEPIQEIRHAEVVDGQYRYMQAIGTAEACLGCHGEKVKPELLSLLDQHYPQDQARGFREGDLRGAFTLSRPLAP, from the coding sequence ATGAAATCGCTGTCCCTGTTCGCCCTTGGCTTGTTCACCCTAGGGGTGCACGCAGCTCCTGCCGTCGATAGTGAGCAGCTGCGCAACGAAGCAGCCAGCCTGATCCCGCCGTTCCAGCAGCAGCTGCTCGGCACGGTGAAGCAGGCCATGACCGACGGCGGCCCGGTTCAGGGTGTCGAAGCATGCCAATCGCTGGCACCGAGCATCGCCGAACAACACAGCCAGGCACCGTGGAAAGTCGGTCGCACGGCGCTCAAGTTGCGCAATCCGGACAACGCGCCGGACGCCTGGGAACGCTCCGTGCTGGAGCAGTTCGCCCAACGCGCCGCGGCCGGCGAGCCAATCCAGGAGATCAGGCACGCCGAGGTGGTCGATGGTCAGTACCGTTACATGCAAGCGATCGGCACTGCCGAAGCCTGTCTGGGCTGCCACGGCGAGAAGGTCAAGCCAGAACTACTAAGCCTGCTCGACCAGCATTACCCGCAGGACCAGGCACGTGGCTTCCGTGAAGGTGATCTGCGTGGCGCCTTCACCCTCAGCCGTCCGCTGGCCCCCTGA